Proteins encoded by one window of bacterium:
- a CDS encoding PAS domain S-box protein, whose protein sequence is MARLLIVWLVYSLTAGMTSAQQVIEPDPIGDTTLLPYGVTHFIESSHTENQMSVNRPARLLTTRRTASDSIAYIFVSNCAINQDDAASIFVNSLPDNRTLSQDPVFLTISDYCLFRDSVNRRDGVALIGFRNDSAFIARNFPGSNKFDMLFLTTGVDQTGNGKWIPSPYHIASFDYDYDGTTELFFYLMVGRDKRPRVYYCIDIERMVVEWSMPMAASATPGNTVSCFDSIDPGILVCAYGPENGVTDPNFDDQYGYLTRLNQRGEIIFNYRLAPKFASVSIRTLPGDTLYALIHQFEFPGQSGDSSNDWLSIIDADGTLRQSIAVQERTAFLELVDLIGDERPEILLIGTGGDASIFDLSLQPLARITGANLGQYLTQFQLPKSGETVLQFVVEGGSVLYSKGWECRGYLPGIASELLPAALDSTGGVTMFVTNAGNGFLVGNLQAKPWSQRLVALLWRYRTWFVIALFLVSIQLVVVNIRRRHAINALKKAEARNDAMLNATPDLMFRMTADGIFLDYQASRQSELFSPGDQFLGKPARDVLPPPLAEMVHGAIVKVLSNGETQYLEYQLPVGNRFEDYEARIVASGPSEVLAIVRNISDRKRSEQALRDSESNFRAFFETIGDMLIVADRAGRILLTNRALRTKLGYSSEELTTMKLVDLHPADRREEALSLIDAILRGKRNDCPLPLLKKNGSLVSVETRLWFGRWYGSECLFGLSKDLSAEQEAKMLFQQLFQFNPALMALTDTTHGRFVDVNDSFLQTIGHDRDEVIGHTPSELSIFVDIDQQSAAGRRLRQTGRITDIEMRVRRKDGVILHGLFSGEVIRSQETEFFLTVMIDITEKKIATEELRASREFLGIVLDSIPARVFWKDKRGLYLGCNSQFARDAGFNTPEEIIGKDDYSMVWRAQADLYRADDRAVIESGEPKLLIEEPQTTPTGEIIHLLTSKVPLRDPDGTVVGVLGTYQDITERMRAEEALRESEEKFRGLTEHSNLGILQYDDVQVLYANEQLARMLEIDVHELISMPMPAFLKALVGEENVVAWMDRIRRRLTGGDAPAQFESEITTFKGTPKRLEALARRIQAPDRVLIQATWLDITARHQIELSLRESEAKFRAVAESVTAGITIFGADRLLYCNPASTRITGYSLDELLKMSFWEVIHPDFRQLVTQRGRDRLAGNEVPPRYEVKIVRKDGEYRWVDYSAKVIQFMGQTCVLGTTIDITDRVHAEAELQRIYQERYQQVREIAGGVSHEIYNSLFPATTCLYKMRERLEGRSGSGEEAERDLKLLGLAEQAIARAIHMTESVTHYSRLEANRKIEEVSVGNLVTEIIEQNRARCERHGVRVDSNISPDAVVACSVPHFNSLLNNLVVNAIDALHETEQPLISITARTTRDQVSIRVADNGPGIPAENLPRIFNAFFSTKPRSGTGIGLAMAKKIAEMYGGSIKVTSGHGHGTSFDIMLPRFNAEAGGTRATE, encoded by the coding sequence TTGGCGCGTCTTCTGATTGTCTGGCTTGTCTACTCGCTGACGGCTGGCATGACATCCGCCCAACAAGTGATCGAGCCCGATCCGATCGGCGATACCACTCTATTGCCGTATGGTGTCACTCACTTCATCGAGTCCAGCCATACCGAAAATCAGATGTCGGTCAATCGCCCCGCTCGACTTCTCACCACGCGCCGTACCGCATCAGATTCCATCGCGTACATCTTTGTCTCAAACTGTGCCATCAATCAGGATGATGCCGCCTCGATTTTTGTGAATTCGCTCCCCGACAACCGCACGCTCTCCCAGGACCCGGTTTTCCTGACGATCAGTGATTATTGCCTCTTCCGTGACTCCGTAAATCGGCGTGATGGTGTCGCATTGATAGGGTTTCGCAATGATTCCGCGTTCATTGCCCGCAATTTCCCCGGCTCCAACAAGTTCGATATGCTCTTTCTGACTACCGGAGTCGATCAGACCGGCAATGGCAAATGGATACCATCCCCCTATCATATCGCCAGCTTTGATTATGATTACGACGGTACGACCGAGCTGTTTTTCTACCTGATGGTTGGCCGCGACAAACGACCGCGGGTCTATTACTGCATTGATATCGAGCGGATGGTGGTGGAGTGGTCCATGCCGATGGCGGCCTCGGCTACCCCCGGCAATACAGTTAGCTGTTTTGATTCGATCGATCCGGGGATACTTGTTTGCGCCTATGGCCCGGAGAACGGCGTCACGGATCCGAATTTCGATGACCAGTATGGTTATCTGACACGCCTCAATCAACGCGGCGAGATCATCTTTAATTATCGTCTCGCCCCGAAATTCGCCAGCGTATCTATTCGCACCCTCCCCGGTGACACGCTGTATGCGCTCATTCACCAATTTGAGTTTCCCGGTCAGTCAGGCGATTCTTCCAATGACTGGCTCTCTATCATTGACGCAGATGGGACTCTCCGACAGTCCATAGCAGTTCAAGAGAGGACCGCCTTCCTTGAGTTGGTCGACCTGATAGGCGACGAACGACCGGAGATCCTTTTGATCGGCACCGGAGGAGACGCGTCGATTTTCGATCTGTCACTCCAACCGCTCGCCCGCATCACCGGGGCAAACCTGGGGCAGTACCTCACTCAGTTCCAACTCCCAAAATCCGGGGAGACGGTCCTGCAGTTTGTCGTGGAGGGCGGGTCTGTTTTGTACAGCAAGGGATGGGAATGCCGCGGGTACCTTCCAGGCATTGCCAGCGAACTGCTTCCGGCCGCGCTCGATTCAACCGGCGGCGTCACCATGTTTGTCACCAATGCCGGAAACGGATTCCTGGTCGGCAATCTGCAGGCGAAACCATGGTCGCAGCGATTGGTTGCGTTGCTCTGGCGTTATCGCACCTGGTTTGTCATTGCCCTCTTCCTGGTGTCAATTCAATTGGTTGTGGTGAATATCCGGCGCCGACATGCGATCAATGCGCTGAAAAAGGCTGAAGCCCGCAATGACGCGATGCTTAATGCCACACCGGACCTGATGTTCAGGATGACGGCTGACGGCATATTCCTTGATTATCAGGCGAGTCGACAATCCGAGCTCTTTTCTCCCGGTGATCAGTTCCTCGGAAAACCTGCACGGGACGTTCTGCCTCCGCCGCTGGCCGAGATGGTGCATGGAGCGATCGTTAAGGTGCTAAGTAACGGAGAGACTCAGTACCTTGAATACCAGTTGCCGGTGGGAAATCGTTTCGAGGACTACGAAGCACGCATCGTGGCTAGCGGACCTTCGGAAGTCCTGGCGATCGTCCGCAACATCTCAGATCGAAAACGCTCCGAGCAGGCCCTTCGGGATAGTGAGTCCAATTTCAGAGCGTTTTTTGAGACGATCGGCGATATGCTGATCGTGGCCGATAGAGCTGGTCGCATCCTTCTGACCAATAGGGCACTCCGGACCAAGCTTGGCTATTCAAGTGAAGAGCTCACGACGATGAAGCTGGTCGACCTGCATCCCGCGGATCGTCGGGAGGAGGCACTGAGTCTGATCGATGCTATCCTGCGGGGAAAGCGCAATGACTGCCCACTCCCCTTGCTGAAAAAGAATGGATCGTTGGTCTCAGTCGAGACTCGCCTCTGGTTCGGCAGATGGTATGGTTCCGAGTGTCTCTTTGGCCTCAGTAAGGACTTGAGTGCCGAACAGGAAGCCAAAATGCTGTTCCAGCAGCTTTTTCAATTCAATCCGGCTCTCATGGCACTGACGGACACTACACATGGGCGTTTTGTCGATGTCAACGATTCGTTCCTGCAAACGATCGGCCATGATCGGGATGAAGTGATCGGCCACACACCGAGTGAGTTGTCTATCTTCGTTGATATTGATCAGCAATCTGCCGCCGGTCGGCGCTTGAGACAGACCGGCCGGATCACAGATATTGAAATGCGAGTCCGCCGCAAAGACGGAGTGATACTCCACGGCCTCTTCAGCGGGGAAGTTATCCGAAGTCAGGAAACAGAGTTCTTTCTGACAGTTATGATCGATATTACGGAGAAGAAAATCGCCACGGAAGAATTGAGGGCCTCACGTGAGTTCCTTGGTATCGTGCTCGACTCGATCCCGGCGCGGGTATTCTGGAAAGACAAGCGAGGGCTTTACCTGGGATGCAATTCACAGTTTGCGCGAGATGCGGGATTCAACACCCCGGAAGAGATCATCGGCAAAGATGATTATAGCATGGTCTGGCGGGCACAAGCTGATCTTTATCGGGCCGACGACCGTGCGGTGATCGAGAGTGGAGAGCCGAAGCTGCTGATCGAAGAACCGCAGACTACGCCAACTGGTGAGATCATTCACCTCCTGACCAGCAAAGTGCCGCTTCGAGATCCCGATGGTACCGTGGTGGGTGTGCTGGGCACATATCAGGACATTACCGAACGAATGCGCGCCGAAGAAGCACTCCGGGAGAGTGAGGAAAAATTCCGCGGTTTGACCGAGCACTCCAATCTGGGGATACTGCAGTACGACGATGTTCAGGTGCTGTATGCCAACGAGCAACTCGCCCGTATGCTGGAGATCGATGTACACGAACTTATATCTATGCCGATGCCGGCCTTTCTCAAGGCTCTGGTCGGAGAAGAGAATGTCGTGGCATGGATGGATAGAATCCGCCGCCGCCTCACGGGTGGTGACGCACCGGCCCAATTTGAATCCGAAATCACGACTTTCAAGGGGACTCCCAAGCGGCTCGAGGCACTGGCTCGGCGGATCCAGGCGCCTGATCGGGTCCTTATCCAGGCGACCTGGCTGGATATCACGGCCCGACACCAGATCGAACTCAGTCTGCGCGAGAGTGAAGCGAAATTCCGAGCTGTTGCTGAGTCCGTGACCGCAGGAATCACTATCTTTGGAGCCGACCGCCTTCTCTACTGCAACCCCGCGTCAACGCGTATCACGGGGTACAGTCTCGATGAATTGCTGAAAATGAGTTTCTGGGAAGTCATCCACCCCGACTTCAGGCAATTGGTGACTCAGCGCGGCCGGGACCGGCTGGCTGGGAACGAGGTCCCCCCACGTTACGAGGTCAAGATAGTTCGCAAAGATGGTGAGTATCGGTGGGTTGATTACTCCGCAAAAGTGATCCAGTTCATGGGCCAGACCTGTGTGTTGGGAACGACCATCGACATCACTGATCGAGTTCATGCGGAAGCCGAGCTCCAGCGGATCTACCAGGAGCGTTACCAGCAGGTCCGTGAGATCGCGGGAGGTGTTTCGCACGAGATCTACAACTCCCTCTTCCCTGCCACTACCTGCCTCTACAAAATGCGTGAGCGGCTGGAAGGAAGATCAGGCTCTGGCGAAGAGGCCGAGCGAGACCTCAAGCTTCTGGGACTGGCCGAACAGGCGATCGCCCGGGCGATCCATATGACCGAATCGGTGACCCATTACTCGCGGCTGGAAGCGAATCGAAAGATCGAAGAAGTCTCTGTCGGCAATCTGGTCACAGAGATCATTGAGCAAAATCGAGCTCGCTGTGAAAGACACGGAGTTCGCGTCGACTCGAATATCTCCCCGGACGCTGTGGTTGCCTGCAGCGTGCCGCATTTCAACAGCCTGCTGAATAACCTGGTGGTCAACGCGATCGATGCGCTGCACGAAACGGAACAACCGCTCATCTCGATCACGGCGCGGACCACTCGGGATCAGGTATCGATCCGGGTTGCAGACAATGGTCCCGGGATCCCTGCCGAGAACCTACCCCGGATATTTAACGCCTTTTTCAGCACCAAACCGCGCAGCGGAACCGGTATTGGATTGGCGATGGCAAAGAAAATTGCTGAGATGTACGGAGGCTCGATCAAGGTCACTTCCGGACATGGACATGGAACAAGTTTTGACATCATGCTTCCGCGCTTTAACGCGGAAGCGGGAGGTACACGTGCCACTGAGTAA
- a CDS encoding NCS2 family permease: MKRFFRFAEHQTSFRQETLGGITTFFAMAYIVIVNPAILSAGGIPREAGTTATILIAAFGTLLMALYARRPFAIAPYMGENAFIAYTVCLGMGFAWQTALGALFLSGVIFIVITLFGIRGWIAGAIPENLKRAFAAGIGFFIMFIGLNEAGLVRLGVPGAPVKIGDLSAVGPLLALTAVLLIAVLIIRRIPGAILIGMLVTTLLAFAFNVSPFPESILSAPPSLAPIIGKLDIAGALTPEFFPIILVLFILAFVDTMGTLIGLSARAGLLDAHNNLPEIEKPMMADAMATTAAALVGTSTSGAYIESAAGIESGARTGFASLITAGLFLVSLFLAPIYMAVPAVAYGAALVIVGFLMMAPLRHLPYDDYTELFPAVATIALMTFTYNIGFGIASGFVLYVVCKLFSGRARELHAGIWILFLLSLILFIVYPYERI, translated from the coding sequence ATGAAACGCTTCTTTCGCTTCGCTGAACATCAGACCTCATTCCGACAAGAGACCCTTGGTGGCATCACCACGTTTTTTGCGATGGCGTATATCGTCATCGTCAATCCGGCGATCCTCAGTGCCGGCGGGATCCCGCGCGAGGCCGGTACGACAGCGACAATCCTGATCGCCGCCTTTGGCACGCTTTTGATGGCACTCTACGCGCGCCGTCCGTTTGCCATTGCGCCATATATGGGAGAAAACGCGTTCATAGCCTATACTGTCTGTCTGGGGATGGGGTTCGCCTGGCAGACCGCGCTGGGTGCTCTCTTTCTGAGTGGCGTGATCTTTATCGTCATCACTCTCTTTGGGATTAGGGGGTGGATCGCAGGCGCCATTCCTGAGAATCTCAAACGAGCTTTTGCCGCCGGAATCGGCTTTTTCATCATGTTTATCGGACTGAACGAGGCTGGCCTGGTTCGACTCGGTGTCCCCGGTGCGCCAGTCAAGATCGGTGATCTTTCCGCCGTCGGGCCACTGCTGGCACTCACAGCAGTTTTGCTGATCGCGGTCCTGATCATCCGCCGCATTCCAGGTGCGATCCTGATCGGCATGCTGGTTACCACTCTGCTTGCATTCGCATTTAACGTCTCCCCATTTCCGGAGAGCATTCTATCCGCCCCTCCCTCACTGGCGCCGATCATTGGTAAATTGGATATCGCGGGGGCATTAACCCCTGAATTCTTCCCTATCATTCTCGTCTTGTTTATCCTGGCATTTGTGGACACCATGGGGACTCTGATCGGCCTCTCTGCTCGGGCGGGACTTCTGGATGCCCACAATAATCTGCCTGAGATCGAAAAGCCGATGATGGCTGACGCGATGGCCACTACTGCCGCCGCTCTGGTCGGCACCTCCACTTCCGGGGCGTACATTGAATCGGCCGCCGGTATCGAGTCCGGAGCGCGGACCGGCTTTGCCTCCCTGATAACGGCCGGGCTTTTCCTGGTTTCGCTCTTTCTGGCACCGATCTACATGGCCGTTCCGGCAGTTGCCTATGGAGCCGCGCTGGTCATAGTTGGATTCCTGATGATGGCCCCCCTTCGCCACCTCCCGTATGACGACTATACCGAGCTTTTTCCAGCGGTGGCGACGATCGCGCTAATGACCTTCACCTACAATATCGGCTTTGGGATTGCGTCCGGTTTTGTCCTCTATGTCGTCTGCAAGCTATTCTCCGGTCGAGCGCGAGAACTTCACGCAGGCATCTGGATTTTGTTCCTGTTATCCCTTATATTGTTCATAGTCTATCCATATGAACGAATCTAA